One Athene noctua chromosome 32, bAthNoc1.hap1.1, whole genome shotgun sequence genomic region harbors:
- the LOC141972327 gene encoding uncharacterized protein LOC141972327: protein MLALVALVTAGVTAGVRAGGDTHTTPPCPLGFGPVASGGCGDRDECRTAAVCHHMCLNHHGGFACHCHPGYVLAPDGAACRPRRPPRPPPRPLHEASHEASHQGSGPGRRTRVWRNRGWRRRAAAGGGGGGDGEGLREASHQDLHQDLHQDLHQGSHPGRQRAAWQRASQGDSHQGWQQGGSRDLHEEPHEGVREEQQPGWHQDLHEERLPGRNRALHEDLQRGRQRELQPSWHEGLHGDLHQDLHQDLHQDSRADRQQGLHEDLHEDSRRDSAQSSRLPWRQHLHGGTHGDVHEDLQPGRHQGLHEDLHEDLHKDLRGDLHEGLQRGRQRDSQPDQQPGLHRDAHRDLHPDRHRALHEDLHEDLQEDLSRDGRRDRRPPGHQHFHGDSPEDLHEVSHEDLHEDLHEDLSRDGRRDRRPPGHRRFHGDSPGDLPEASHEASHEASHEDLHEDSPSSPRAPATYGDSPPAPAHPSRDEDPDPYGDPYPDLGGPDTYGDPYRGPAPPYRDENPNPGLWDPETELWDPDIYGDPYMDPYGDEEPERGGWDPYTLPSDPYGDPEPGSLRRGGDPQTRPWDPYEDPDTDPYRLRDPYRDGDPQNEPRDPYRAPDAETEPWDPPRTWDPQIDSRDPHRLGDPQREPQDPYRTWDPQTDPRDPYGLGDPQTDPRDPYRVGDPHTDLRDPYRVGDPPAIPRDPYRFGDPQREPQDPYRMWDPQTDPRDPYRVRDPHTDSKDPYRIGDPQSDPRDPYRTWDPQTNPRDPYRLGDPQTHIRDPYRLGDPQTDPRDPHSFGDPQREPQDPYRTWDPQTDPRGPYRASPHPGPYSDPQTAPSIPQDPSSAPPRARDPPTAPPPSRDPLTAPPVAPSKSQLSPVAPPTTPALHRTYPGAPVTPPVAPVTPPRAKDSPVAPVTPPVAPQTAKDTPVAPVTPPRAKNPPVAPPRAKDSAVTPHIFPPRVKDPPVAPVTTSVAPRTAKNPPVALVTPPVSPPGAEDPPVAPVTPPVAPSSDKKPPVSRPRAKNSPVAPVIPPVSPPRAKDPPIAPVTTPVAPRKAKKPPVAPVTTPVPPPRSKDPPVAPVTPPAAPRKAKTPPVAPVTPPPVKTPPVALPRAKDSPVTPPRAEDPPVAPPQAKDPPVAPPVAPPVAPVAPRPPPGPPPPGSLRGGLLMALPVALGGVLVVLGALGGLRRVPRVPLPSPRG from the coding sequence ATGCTGGCGCTGGTGGCCCTGGTGACGGCGGGGGTGACGGCGGGGgtgagggcggggggggacacgcacacgaccCCCCCTTGTCCCCTGGGCTTCGGGCCGGTGGCGTCGGGCGGCTGCGGGGACAGGGACGAGTGTCGCACGGCCGCCGTGTGCCACCACATGTGCCTCAACCACCACGGCGGCTTCGCCTGTCACTGTCACCCCGGCTACGTCCTGGCGCCCGACGGAGCCGCCTGTCGCCCCCGccgacccccccgacccccccctcGGCCTTTGCACGAGGCCTCGCACGAGGCTTCGCACCAGGGCTCGGGGCCCGGGAGGAGGACGAGGGTTTGGAGGAACCGGGGAtggcggcggcgagcggcggcgggaggaggaggaggaggagacggcgaAGGGCTGCGTGAGGCATCGCACCAGGATTTGCACCAGGATTTGCACCAGGATTTGCACCAGGGGTCACACCCGGGAAGGCAGCGGGCGGCGTGGCAGCGGGCTTCGCAGGGGGACTCGCACCAGGGATGGCAGCAGGGCGGCAGCCGGGATTTGCACGAGGAGCCGCACGAGGGGGTGCGTGAGGAGCAGCAGCCGGGGTGGCACCAGGATTTGCACGAGGAGCGGTTGCCGGGGAGGAACCGGGCTTTGCACGAGGACTTGCAGCGAGGAAGGCAGCGGGAGTTGCAACCATCTTGGCACGAGGGTTTGCATGGGGACTTGCACCAGGATTTGCACCAGGATTTGCACCAGGATTCCAGAGCAGACAGGCAGCAGGGTTTGCACGAGGATTTGCACGAGGACTCACGCCGAGACAGCGCTCAGTCTTCACGACTGCCCTGGCGCCAGCATTTGCACGGCGGCACGCATGGGGATGTGCACGAGGAtctgcagccaggcaggcacCAGGGTTTGCACGAGGATTTGCACGAAGATTTGCACAAGGACTTACGTGGGGATTTGCACGAGGGTTTGCAGCGAGGAAGGCAGCGGGACTCACAGCCGGACCAGCAGCCAGGTTTGCACAGGGATGCGCACAGGGATTTGCATCCAGACAGGCACCGGGCTTTGCACGAGGATTTGCACGAGGATTTGCAAGAGGACTTGAGCCGAGACGGCAGGAGGGATCGGCGACCACCTGGGCACCAGCATTTCCATGGGGACTCTCCTGAGGATTTGCATGAGGTTTCACACGAGGATTTGCACGAGGATTTGCACGAGGACTTGAGCCGAGACGGCAGGAGGGATCGGCGACCGCCTGGGCACCGGCGTTTCCATGGGGACTCGCCTGGGGACTTGCCTGAGGCCTCACACGAGGCTTCGCACGAGGCTTCGCACGAGGATTTGCACGAGGACTCACCCAGCTCACCACGGGCCCCTGCCACATACGGTgactccccccccgcccctgcccacCCCTCTAGGGACGAGGACCCCGACCCCTACGGGGACCCTTACCCGGACCTGGGGGGCCCCGACACCTACGGGGACCCCTATaggggcccggccccgccctaCAGGGACGAGAACCCCAACCCGGGGCTGTGGGACCCCGAAACGGAGCTCTGGGACCCCGACATCTATGGGGACCCCTATATGGACCCCTATGGGGATGAGGAGCCGGAGCGGGGGGGCTGGGACCCCTATACGCTCCCCTCAGACCCCTACGGGGATCCCGAGCCGGGGAGTCTCCGTAGGGGGGGGGACCCCCAAACCAGGCCCTGGGACCCCTATGAGGACCCCGATACGGACCCCTATAGGCTCCGAGACCCCTATAGGGACGGGGACCCCCAGAATGAGCCCAGGGACCCCTATAGAGCCCCAGATGCCGAGACTgagccctgggacccccccaggacTTGGGACCCCCAGATTGATTCCAGGGACCCCCATAGGCTTGGGGACCCCCAAAGGGAGCCCCAGGACCCCTATAGAACCTGGGACCCCCAGACTGACCCCAGGGACCCCTATGGGCTTGGGGACCCCCAGACTGACCCCAGGGACCCCTATAGAGTTGGGGACCCCCACACTGACTTGAGGGACCCCTATAGAGTTGGGGACCCCCCAGCTATCCCCAGGGACCCCTATAGATTTGGGGATCCCCAGAGGGAGCCCCAGGACCCCTATAGAATGTGGGACCCCCAAACTGACCCCAGGGACCCCTATAGAGTCAGGGACCCCCACACCGACTCGAAGGACCCCTATAGAATTGGGGACCCCCAAAGTGACCCCAGGGATCCCTATAGAACCTGGGACCCCCAAACTAACCCGAGGGACCCCTATAGGCTCGGGGACCCCCAAACTCATATCAGGGACCCCTATAGGCTTGGGGACCCCCAAACTGACCCCAGGGACCCCCATAGCTTTGGGGACCCCCAGAGGGAGCCCCAGGACCCCTATAGAACCTGGGACCCCCAAACTGACCCCAGGGGCCCCTATAGAGCCAGCCCCCACCCCGGGCCCTATAGTGACCCCCAAACCGCCCCCTCCATCCCCCAGGATCCCTCTAGTGCCCCCCCCCGAGCCAGAGACCCTCCAACTGCCCCCCCACCCTCCAGGGACCCCCTTACTGCCCCCCCAGTTGCCCCCTCTAAATCCCAGTTGTCCCCAGTTGCCCCTCCAACCACCCCCGCCCTCCACAGAACATACCCAGGTGCCCCAGTTACCCCCCCAGTTGCCCCAGTTACCCCCCCCAGGGCCAAGGACTCCCCAGTTGCCCCAGTTACCCCCCCAGTTGCCCCTCAGACAGCCAAGGACACACCAGTTGCCCCAGTTACCCCCCCCAGAGCCAAGAACCCCCCAGTTGCCCCCCCCCGGGCCAAGGACTCTGCAGTTACCCCCCACATTTTCCCCCCCAGAGTCAAGGACCCCCCAGTTGCCCCAGTTACCACCTCAGTTGCCCCCCGCACAGCCAAGAACCCCCCAGTTGCCCTAGTTacccccccagtttccccccccGGAGCCGAAGACCCTCCAGTTGCCCCAGTTACCCCCCCAGTTGCCCCCTCCAGTGACAAGAAGCCCCCAGTTTCCCGTCCCAGGGCCAAGAACTCCCCAGTTGCCCCAGTTatccccccagtttccccccccAGAGCCAAGGACCCTCCAATTGCCCCAGTTACCACCCCAGTTGCCCCCCGCAAAGCCAAGAAACCCCCAGTTGCCCCAGTTAccaccccagttcccccccccaGATCCAAGGACCCTCCAGTTGCCCCAGTTACACCCCCAGCTGCCCCTCGCAAAGCCAAGACGCCCCCAGTTGCCCCAGTTACCCCCCCACCAGTCAAGACCCCCCCAGTTGCCCTCCCCAGGGCCAAGGATTCCCCAGTTACCCCTCCCAGAGCTGAGGACCCCCCAGTTGCCCCCCCTCAAGCCAAGGACCCCCCAGTTGCCCCCCCGGTTGCCCCCCCGGTTGCCCCAGTTGCCCCCAGGCCTCctcccggccccccgccgcctgGATCCCTTCGGGGGGGGCTGCTGATGGCACTGCCCGTGGCACTGGGCGGTGTACTGgtggtactgggagcactgggggggctgaggagggtccccAGGGTGCCCCTCCCAAGCCCCCGTGGGtga
- the LOC141972377 gene encoding U4/U6.U5 tri-snRNP-associated protein 1-like, which translates to MGSSKKHRERGGAEAAEEAPAAAGAAPAGGGSAAGRPREHRKHRHRGGERRGKRSRSRGERSGGGGGSGSGSGGGGGGSASGSSSSRRGGPEEPGRSGHGRGGAEAERRGKRERREEREEPATTPKAAAAESSLSVEETNKLRAKLGLKPLETATVKKEAGTKEDPVAADVINPMVQRQREEIREKLAAAKEKRLLNQKLGKIKTLGEDDPWLDDAAAWIERSRKLQQEKELAEKRAKLLEEMDQEFGVSTLVEEEFMKRKRDLYSSRDLQGLTVEHDLGAFREGETLVLTLKDKGVLEESEDVLVNVTLVAEEQAQENAELRKKKPPYIPYEDEDPPTGPPQGPKEHVVLPKYADPPQRPSFRLGPGGTGGGPQVALGTPDSSPPPPALRPKAWSCPPSAWPPST; encoded by the exons ATGGGCTCCTCGAAGAAGCACCGGGAGCGCGGTGGGGCCGAAGCTGCCGAGgaggctccggcggcggcgggagcagctCCGGCGGGtgggggcagcgccgcggggcggccccgggagcaCCGCAAGCACCGGcaccgcggcggggagcggcgggggaaGCGCAGCCGCTcgcggggggagcggagcggtggcggcggcggttCCGGTAGTGGcagcggaggcggcggcggcggcagcgcctcTGGTTCTTCCTCCTCCCGCCGCGGTGGTCCTGAGGAGCCGGGAAGGAGCGGCCATGGCCGGGGAGGCGCCGAGGCCGAGCGACGCGGGAAGAGGgagcggcgggaggagcgggagGAGCCCG CCACAACCCCCAAGGCTGCTGCGGCCGAGTCGTCCCTCAGCGTGGAAGAAACCAA caaactCCGCGCCAAGTTGGGGCTGAAGCCGCTGGAGACGGCGACCGTCAAGAAAG AGGCCGGGACCAAGGAGGACCCGGTGGCGGCCGACGTCATCAACCCGATGGTGCAGCGGCAACGGGAGGAAATCCGGGAAAAGTTGGCGGCCGCCAAGGAGAAACGTCTCCTCAACCAGAAATTGGG AAAGATTAAGACGTTGGGGGAGGACGACCCGTGGCTGGACGACGCGGCCGCTTGGATCGAGCGGAGCCGgaagctgcagcaggagaaggagcTGGCGGAGAAAAGG GCCAAGCTACTGGAGGAGATGGACCAAGAATTCGGCGTCAGCACGTTGGTGGAGGAAGAATTCATGAAGAGGAAGAGG gatCTCTACAGCTCGCGGGACCTGCAGGGGCTGACGGTGGAGCACGACCTGGGGGCCTTCCGGGAGGGGGAGACCCTCGTCCTCACCCTCAAGGACAagg gggtgCTGGAGGAGAGCGAGGACGTGCTGGTGAACGTCACCTTGGTGGCGGAGGAGCAGGCGCAGGAGAACGCGGAGCTGCGCAAGAAGAAGCCGCCCTACATCCCCTACGAGGACGAGGACCCCCCCACTGGCCCCCCCCAG GGCCCCAAGGAACACGTGGTGCTCCCCAAATACGCCGACCCCCCCCAGCGTCCCTCCTTCCGCCTGGGaccgggggggaccggggggggcccACAAGTGGCCTTGGGGACCCCCGacagcagcccccccccaccgGCCCTGCGCCCCAAAGCCTGGAGCTGCCCCCCCTCCGCTTGGCCCCCGAGTACCTGA
- the LOC141972376 gene encoding 4F2 cell-surface antigen heavy chain-like — translation MLGAAAAIVARAPRCRPLPPKTWWELGGLYRAPPRPFGGNLKGVEARLDHVTGLQMRGLVLGPLHPQSPGDPQNLPLDQLDPTLGTLQDFSQLLQTAKKKGLQVILDLTPNYLGGDAWMGQAVAGDPSFQQKVKRALSVWLERGVSGFFLDGIEELEPSVVAEWRNLTEQQDPPDGVPRVLMGGTRLRAPGRCRRC, via the exons ATGttgggggccgccgccgccatcgtGGCCAGagccccccgctgccgcccgctgccccccaaAACCTGGTGGGAACTGGGGGGGCTCTAtagggcccccccccgcccttttggGGGCAACTTGAAAG gtgtggAGGCGCGGTTGGATCACGTGACCGGGCTGCAGATGcgggggctggtgctggggccGCTGCACCCCCAAAGCCCGGgggacccccaaaacctgcccctgGACCAGCTGGACCCGACCCTGGGCACCCTCCAGGACTTCAGCCAGCTGCTCCAGACCGCCAAGAAAAAGG ggctgcaggtgaTCCTGGATTTGACCCCCAACTATTTGGGGGGTGACGCCTGGATGGGGCAGGCGGTGGCCGGTGACCCCAGTTTCCAGCAGAAGGTCa agcgGGCGCTGAGCGTGTGGCTGGAACGCGGCGTCAGCGGCTTCTTCCTGGACGGCATCGAGGAGCTGGAG ccctcagtAGTGGCCGAGTGGAGGAACCTGACGGAGCAGCAGGACCCCCCCGACGGCGTCCCCAG GGTGCTGATGGGGGGCACCCGTCTCCGCGCCCCCGGGCGCTGCAGGCGCTGCTGA